ACTTCTGTGTTTGGATATGTGTAAAACAAAGTTTGGATCATTAACACATGTGTTGAGACCTGCTGCTGCTGTATTAGATAGTTGTGTATTGTTATTTAAAGATTGTGCAGTTATGTTAGATAAAGAACCAGATCGTAAATCCATTTCAGAATCGTCTGTAAAGAAATAAGATAGTATTTTAGTATCATAGGAACCATTATAAAGCCGCTCAATGAAATAAATCTTACCTGAAGATGTAGTCGCAATAGAACACTCGGAACAATTGCGATTTCTTTCTTTCCAACTCTGTAGTTTTAGTGAACGACTTCGTTTCTCCTCCAACTTTTTTCTCAGAGCCTGGCGTCGTTTCAGCAACTGAACACATCTTTGTTTCTCACTATCTTCATAGACCTCGAGACACTGCTTTTTCTGTTTTAAAAGCTGGACAATAAAAAAACATAGATATGGATACGCAAAGTTTTCGAAAATAACATATTACAAATAATGCAAAAGCATTTATTCATGAAACGTACTTGTATAGTAGCTGTTGCCTTTTTTAGAACTGTAAGCATAGTTATTCTTGGTACGTCATTGTCGAAATTTAGGTGCTCTCTTAGAGTCTCCATACATGTACGAAGGTGAGCACGGCTGCAGAAATTGGGTTTACATTTTCATTTATCAACTTACCGACTTTTCTCAAGCTCATTGTGTGTGCATCTAAATGAATTTTAGGATTTTCTGAAGAAAAAGCTTACCTCACAGAAGTGACTGGTCGTTTTTGTGAACTATAACTGTGAGGACAGGAGTATGATGAATGTGTTTCATCGTAGTTTCTCTGAGATCTATGTTCCCATTTATCGGTACTATGGGAATATCGATGTAATGTTTCTAGATGAAATAGTAAAATTTAGTACTCTTCATCTTACCTTCTTCATCCAACTTCTTGGCAGCTTGTAAAAGTAATAGAAGACCATTTTTCTGTGGATGGCTAACGGACATGGACAAACACCAGACAGGAATACGTCAACTACGTCCACTGCCTTTTTATTCCAGCATGAATCGTTTTTCTGCCTTGACCTTGGTTTATATAGCAAAGACCTTGTGTTTTGATTGGCTTTCACATTAGTTACAAATAGTCGATAAACAAGCTGATTTCGTTTGTCAAGCATATTAGCTATGACAATATGTAGTAACCAATCAAATTCGTTTAAATAAGAGCTACTATATTTTAACGAATTAAAATGGAAAGATTTGGTCtgagtgaatacttcatttgctgTTTCCTTGTACCATTCGAAAGGCAGGTTGGTGGAAAGCATAACAGGCTACATTGGGCTGAACCACATGATCCACCACATTTAAAGGGATAATTTGCGCAGATAACAACGACAGCTTTAACCCGTGGCTTGAGAGCCCTAGACTGTTAACCTCCGTGATTTTCCTTAAATTTGGGTTTAAGCCTGGTATACTTACGTAACTGAACGTggttaattataataattcatataaCTGGttgagatttgtagctcaggtggatgactttgatggagttttgttctctgagctggat
The sequence above is drawn from the Schistosoma mansoni strain Puerto Rico chromosome 3, complete genome genome and encodes:
- a CDS encoding Mxi neural development protein, encoding METLREHLNFDNDVPRITMLTVLKKATATIQLLKQKKQCLEVYEDSEKQRCVQLLKRRQALRKKLEEKRSRSLKLQSWKERNRNCSECSIATTSSDDSEMDLRSGSLSNITAQSLNNNTQLSNTAAAGLNTCVNDPNFVLHISKHRSLSSPIGTISSSPVGLDAFDASSSDSGFEEITISSNGVVSPNENSLTYCTNDRSQCVSAYSNKVCRAC
- a CDS encoding Mxi neural development protein; the encoded protein is MSVSHPQKNGLLLLLQAAKKLDEEETLHRYSHSTDKWEHRSQRNYDETHSSYSCPHSYSSQKRPVTSVRCTHNELEKSRRAHLRTCMETLREHLNFDNDVPRITMLTVLKKATATIQLLKQKKQCLEVYEDSEKQRCVQLLKRRQALRKKLEEKRSRSLKLQSWKERNRNCSECSIATTSSDDSEMDLRSGSLSNITAQSLNNNTQLSNTAAAGLNTCVNDPNFVLHISKHRSLSSPIGTISSSPVGLDAFDASSSDSGFEEITISSNGVVSPNENSLTYCTNDRSQCVSAYSNKVCRAC
- a CDS encoding putative max binding protein, mnt; translation: MSVSHPQKNGLLLLLQAAKKLDEEETLHRYSHSTDKWEHRSQRNYDETHSSYSCPHSYSSQKRPVTSVRCTHNELEKSRRAHLRTCMETLREHLNFDNDVPRITMLTVLKKATATIQLLKQKKQCLEVYEDSEKQRCVQLLKRRQALRKKLEEKRSRSLKLQSWKERNRNCSECSIATTSSGKIYFIERLYNGSYDTKILSYFFTDDSEMDLRSGSLSNITAQSLNNNTQLSNTAAAGLNTCVNDPNFVLHISKHRSLSSPIGTISSSPVGLDAFDASSSDSGFEEITISSNGVVSPNENSLTYCTNDRSQCVSAYSNKVCRAC